Proteins encoded by one window of Thalassoroseus pseudoceratinae:
- a CDS encoding ion transporter, producing the protein MADSSSQSDSNSSPESSPMVQDLEPTAVQAMVLGLEERVRVIRQIDPDDEETLLRIINDLKDVETDLQSLAFLPSQESRSDESAALLADIQRIRSSCVRLQLCQCVSEADRILSEYVEQSAGLWWEKLTPNLAGSRPAENVDSLIETTALELEARSHLDADADHSEMFAAIRASLRASCLESLRTEPATPEQRADWTRELIDRADMTMTAVEHEPAERAAGQLTVMAEDLSWHLKHIETKRGPQRRRLKRKRRQLYVERQERILQGRLDRIFGARFVRNFERLILVLITLVVGLILFEIFAHVSDETRNWLLVVDGVACVFFLTEFFVKLAFVPNRWWWFYRHFLIDFVPSIPIGLLMFAMPANQAGRAVEFGGMAIKVVRLAKFARYFRAFGLLSRALDRLARQYGHVLNQNVILHPTRQELTRSREAVPQFRAGTRRLRAEIRQCWKQLMRTADPTRRDRIACARLRILEELLDEAVRRSTQLGLRKRPQAREIAAETLIDQLVVVTPETAEVVLGDSLVRQAARTIRVVSWAPLRWLPIISSIVPRITPGMTNAEITAATGRRAGRLLKRFHDIWFWFADLYGTVTPSQFVDRVGGMLVKGSAKPVYRLAIFGSLYLLTLGLIEWASWHALTPVQSFLNRYVGPVVIVLGAVSFLIFLFGFWMKRVAQEATEFYERSAQAQFLALTEIIRSRYLRRDAQVLYDRVLRYEWLPDPKCCDDEREQHLQITLQRIHRSLVEAHLGSADDLVVRGMDTTLLLYRDWLDGAIFTDNDTRSTSQLLGNPAVRQFLSLSGRMNGRDARSLQKLDLMRQKALFGGPYLWFNFISRSVAHSVASLLVDYNQNAIPLDELPLVTDANKDRYNRWLSSETKDSLNTNDTDEKHVEETYVTNAFTALHFLDFDPKRDQEVAIMFGHPVLERLERDRSFLIRRIFGTYPMHNRPKEQRVVNLYSLYGSWLSGGRLILLPVFLFGLFLRGFWAFLKWMGRSVQQIRNPSERHDAGDAAQAQFLTAVRKIERIRGPAVNAGIRLRSRIDPEYLGVPLPGLPSPPLPADVDIDLDFLHPDPDLRRTVEVERERAAADMDRLDSLFDDDLLKRVAIERGLPPDVFQSVEHQRVAAVAYLADLKEVRRSLSAFRILEEVSLKAASEPLRSAPGWFTTVRWRRMFQKYWSQHGQLDHRAKRAAWHAIAQNLWGARDALQTWANMGEDSVAEGEKILGEILLHPSRVLEQLIALRGIQTLALLDVLNYREHIYQLGKYAETGDSAGQLLDWLTSRTNSSSSDREKNAQSSTSDRE; encoded by the coding sequence TTGGCCGATTCGTCGTCCCAATCTGATTCCAATTCTTCGCCCGAATCCTCACCGATGGTGCAGGATTTGGAACCGACCGCTGTCCAAGCGATGGTGCTTGGCTTGGAGGAACGTGTCCGTGTCATTCGGCAAATCGACCCGGACGACGAGGAAACGCTCCTCCGAATCATTAACGATTTGAAAGACGTCGAGACCGACCTGCAATCACTGGCATTCTTGCCATCGCAGGAGTCCCGGTCGGATGAGTCCGCTGCATTGCTGGCCGACATCCAACGAATTCGCTCGTCGTGCGTCCGCTTGCAACTCTGTCAGTGCGTGTCCGAAGCCGATCGGATTCTCTCTGAGTATGTCGAGCAATCAGCCGGGCTATGGTGGGAAAAGCTGACGCCGAATTTGGCTGGCAGTCGCCCCGCGGAGAACGTCGATTCACTGATCGAGACGACGGCATTGGAGTTAGAGGCCCGTTCTCATCTGGATGCCGACGCGGATCACTCGGAGATGTTCGCCGCCATTCGGGCTTCTTTGCGGGCGTCGTGTTTGGAGTCGCTGCGAACCGAACCGGCAACGCCTGAACAACGAGCCGACTGGACACGCGAGCTGATCGACCGTGCCGACATGACAATGACGGCCGTCGAGCACGAACCGGCTGAACGTGCCGCCGGTCAACTCACAGTGATGGCCGAAGACTTGAGTTGGCATCTAAAACACATCGAAACCAAACGTGGTCCACAGCGGCGTCGGCTCAAACGCAAACGCCGTCAACTGTATGTCGAACGACAAGAACGAATCCTCCAAGGACGTTTGGATCGAATTTTCGGTGCCCGATTCGTTCGCAATTTCGAACGTCTCATTTTAGTGCTGATCACGCTTGTTGTCGGCCTTATCCTGTTTGAGATCTTTGCCCACGTTTCCGATGAAACGCGGAACTGGTTGCTGGTAGTTGACGGTGTCGCCTGTGTGTTCTTTCTGACCGAGTTCTTCGTCAAATTGGCGTTCGTCCCAAACCGCTGGTGGTGGTTCTACCGCCACTTCTTGATCGACTTCGTGCCGTCAATTCCAATTGGTCTCTTGATGTTCGCGATGCCAGCCAACCAGGCCGGGCGTGCGGTTGAATTCGGTGGCATGGCAATCAAAGTCGTGCGACTTGCCAAGTTCGCTCGCTATTTTCGTGCGTTCGGTTTGTTGTCTCGGGCACTCGATCGCTTGGCTCGGCAATATGGTCATGTGCTGAATCAGAATGTGATTTTGCACCCGACCCGACAAGAACTCACGCGGTCGCGGGAAGCAGTTCCCCAGTTTCGCGCCGGCACTCGACGATTGCGAGCGGAGATTCGCCAATGTTGGAAACAACTGATGCGAACCGCCGATCCCACCAGGCGGGACCGAATCGCTTGTGCACGGTTACGGATCTTGGAGGAATTGCTTGATGAAGCCGTCCGCAGATCGACACAACTAGGACTGCGGAAACGCCCCCAAGCTCGGGAAATCGCAGCGGAGACGCTCATTGATCAGTTGGTCGTCGTAACGCCGGAAACGGCGGAGGTGGTGCTTGGAGATTCGCTTGTTCGGCAAGCCGCACGAACCATTCGCGTCGTGTCATGGGCACCATTGCGATGGTTGCCGATCATTTCGTCAATCGTGCCTCGCATAACGCCGGGCATGACCAATGCGGAAATCACCGCTGCCACCGGACGTCGTGCGGGGCGATTGTTGAAACGTTTCCACGATATTTGGTTTTGGTTCGCAGACTTATACGGAACGGTGACGCCTTCGCAGTTTGTTGACCGCGTTGGTGGGATGTTGGTCAAAGGGTCCGCGAAGCCGGTTTATCGACTCGCCATTTTCGGAAGTCTGTATCTGCTCACCTTGGGACTGATCGAATGGGCATCTTGGCATGCTCTGACACCAGTTCAGAGTTTTCTCAACCGATACGTTGGGCCGGTCGTGATCGTGTTGGGAGCGGTTTCGTTCTTGATTTTCCTGTTCGGTTTTTGGATGAAACGTGTCGCCCAAGAAGCGACCGAGTTTTACGAACGTTCTGCCCAGGCACAGTTTCTCGCGTTAACGGAAATCATCCGCAGCCGATATCTCCGCCGCGATGCTCAAGTGCTTTACGATCGCGTGCTTCGATACGAATGGCTGCCCGATCCGAAATGCTGTGACGACGAACGGGAACAACATCTTCAAATTACACTGCAGCGAATTCATCGTTCATTGGTCGAAGCGCACTTGGGGTCCGCCGATGATTTAGTCGTTCGCGGGATGGACACCACTTTGCTGCTCTATCGTGATTGGCTCGATGGGGCGATCTTCACCGATAACGATACACGCTCGACAAGCCAACTTCTTGGCAACCCGGCCGTGCGACAGTTCCTCAGTCTCTCGGGTCGTATGAACGGACGCGATGCCCGATCGCTGCAGAAACTCGATCTGATGCGACAGAAAGCGTTGTTCGGCGGTCCGTACTTGTGGTTCAACTTCATTTCGCGTTCCGTGGCCCATTCAGTCGCGAGCTTGCTTGTCGATTACAACCAAAACGCGATCCCGCTGGACGAGCTGCCGCTGGTGACCGACGCCAACAAAGACCGTTACAACCGTTGGCTCTCAAGTGAAACCAAGGATAGCCTCAATACGAACGATACCGACGAAAAGCATGTCGAAGAGACCTACGTCACTAACGCGTTCACTGCGTTACACTTCCTCGACTTCGATCCGAAACGGGACCAGGAAGTGGCCATAATGTTTGGTCATCCAGTGCTCGAACGACTTGAACGCGACCGGAGTTTCCTGATTCGTCGAATCTTCGGGACCTATCCGATGCACAATCGGCCGAAGGAACAACGCGTCGTCAACTTGTATTCGTTGTACGGCTCTTGGTTGTCTGGCGGGCGGCTCATCTTGTTGCCGGTGTTCTTGTTCGGGCTTTTTCTCCGCGGATTCTGGGCATTCCTAAAATGGATGGGACGGTCGGTTCAGCAAATCCGCAACCCCTCGGAGCGCCATGACGCGGGCGATGCGGCACAGGCTCAGTTTCTGACCGCGGTTCGCAAGATCGAACGGATTCGCGGGCCAGCCGTGAATGCGGGAATTCGATTGCGAAGCCGCATTGATCCTGAGTATCTCGGCGTCCCGTTGCCCGGGTTGCCCTCCCCACCGTTACCGGCGGATGTTGATATCGACTTGGATTTCCTGCATCCCGATCCGGATTTGCGGCGAACCGTCGAAGTGGAACGTGAGCGTGCGGCAGCCGACATGGACCGGCTTGATTCGCTCTTCGATGACGATTTGCTCAAACGAGTGGCCATTGAACGGGGATTGCCCCCGGATGTGTTCCAGTCTGTCGAACATCAACGCGTGGCGGCAGTCGCGTATCTTGCCGACTTGAAAGAAGTCCGTCGAAGCCTCTCCGCGTTTCGCATCTTGGAAGAAGTGTCATTGAAAGCCGCCAGCGAGCCGCTAAGGTCGGCACCCGGTTGGTTCACGACCGTCCGCTGGCGACGCATGTTCCAGAAGTATTGGAGCCAACACGGCCAATTGGACCACCGTGCGAAACGAGCCGCTTGGCATGCAATTGCTCAAAATCTTTGGGGTGCACGTGATGCCCTGCAAACCTGGGCCAACATGGGTGAAGACTCCGTGGCGGAAGGCGAGAAAATCTTAGGAGAAATCCTGTTGCATCCGAGTCGCGTGTTGGAGCAACTAATTGCACTGCGTGGGATTCAAACGCTAGCGTTGCTTGATGTCCTCAATTACCGCGAGCACATTTATCAACTCGGAAAATACGCCGAAACTGGCGACTCAGCGGGCCAACTGCTTGACTGGTTGACATCGCGAACCAACTCGTCGTCATCAGATCGCGAGAAGAATGCTCAATCATCGACGAGTGATCGGGAATAG
- a CDS encoding 2-isopropylmalate synthase translates to MSPQQPPSDHVTIFDTTLRDGEQSPGCSMNTAEKLEVAKSLVELGVDVIEAGFPIASPGDFEAVEKIAREFGDRATICGLSRCREADIDAAWNAVQHAERHRIHVFLATSAIHREHKLKMDKDAIVRTAVEMVSRAKSYCDDIEFSPEDAARTEFDFLCEVVERAIEAGATTINIPDTVGYAMPEQYGNVFRKLRESVPNIGGVTLSTHCHNDLGLAVANSLAAVEAGARQIECTINGLGERAGNASLEEVVMALRTRQDYFGLETGINSKKLCPISHLVSSITGMKIQRNKAIVGQNAFAHEAGIHQHGVLQERSTYEIIRPEDVGYVGTNLVLGKHSGRHAFRDRVKELGHELDDETLQKVFDDFIALADKKKEVFDSDIVALVENRRGSQPERWTIVSVHTLAGSGTVPTATVKLQDKNGDVYCDAGIGDGPIHAVFKATERITGLSARLEDYQVRSVSGGKDALAEVLVEISIHGRHFHGKAISTDTIEASAKAFLNALNKADTSGQPPIHPQRQAEALATP, encoded by the coding sequence ATGTCACCCCAGCAACCGCCCTCCGACCATGTGACCATTTTCGATACGACACTCCGCGACGGTGAACAATCACCGGGGTGCAGCATGAACACTGCGGAAAAGCTCGAAGTGGCCAAGTCACTGGTGGAATTGGGTGTGGATGTGATCGAGGCCGGTTTCCCAATCGCCTCGCCCGGCGATTTCGAGGCAGTGGAAAAGATTGCTCGGGAATTTGGCGATCGGGCGACGATTTGCGGTTTGTCACGGTGTCGCGAAGCGGACATCGATGCCGCTTGGAACGCCGTTCAGCACGCCGAACGGCACCGCATTCACGTGTTCCTCGCTACGAGTGCGATTCATCGTGAGCACAAACTCAAGATGGACAAAGACGCCATTGTTCGCACCGCCGTCGAAATGGTTTCTCGAGCCAAGAGTTATTGCGACGATATCGAGTTTTCCCCGGAAGACGCGGCACGGACCGAGTTCGATTTTCTCTGCGAGGTCGTCGAGCGGGCCATCGAAGCCGGTGCGACCACGATCAACATTCCCGATACTGTCGGCTACGCCATGCCTGAGCAGTACGGAAATGTCTTCCGCAAACTCCGTGAGAGCGTGCCGAATATCGGCGGAGTGACGCTCAGCACGCATTGTCACAACGACTTGGGTTTGGCGGTTGCCAACAGTTTGGCAGCGGTCGAGGCGGGTGCCCGGCAGATCGAATGTACCATTAACGGGCTCGGCGAACGCGCTGGTAATGCATCGCTCGAAGAAGTCGTGATGGCGCTCCGCACACGTCAGGACTACTTTGGATTGGAAACCGGAATCAACTCGAAAAAGTTGTGCCCGATCAGCCATCTCGTCTCGTCGATCACAGGGATGAAAATCCAACGGAACAAAGCCATCGTGGGTCAAAACGCGTTTGCTCACGAGGCCGGAATTCATCAGCATGGTGTGTTGCAGGAACGCTCCACTTACGAAATTATTCGACCTGAAGACGTGGGCTACGTGGGCACCAACCTCGTGCTCGGCAAGCACAGCGGACGTCATGCGTTCCGGGATCGTGTGAAAGAGTTAGGCCACGAACTCGACGATGAAACCTTGCAAAAGGTCTTCGATGACTTCATTGCTCTTGCAGACAAGAAGAAAGAAGTTTTCGACTCCGATATCGTCGCCTTGGTCGAAAATCGACGCGGTTCGCAGCCGGAACGCTGGACGATTGTCAGCGTCCACACGCTCGCTGGTTCCGGAACTGTGCCGACCGCCACGGTCAAATTGCAGGACAAGAACGGCGATGTCTACTGTGATGCGGGAATTGGCGACGGCCCGATTCACGCGGTGTTCAAAGCGACTGAACGAATCACTGGGTTGTCGGCCCGTTTAGAAGATTACCAAGTTCGAAGTGTTTCCGGTGGAAAAGACGCGCTCGCCGAAGTGTTGGTGGAGATTTCGATTCACGGTCGGCATTTCCACGGCAAAGCGATCAGCACGGACACCATCGAGGCCAGTGCAAAAGCCTTCTTGAACGCTTTGAACAAAGCCGATACCAGCGGCCAACCGCCCATCCATCCTCAACGCCAAGCCGAAGCATTGGCAACGCCGTAA
- a CDS encoding DUF1559 domain-containing protein: protein MKVPSRHGFTLIELLVVIAIIAILIALLLPAVQQAREAARRTECKNNLKQLGLALHNYHDTNKKFPHGTRAPLGSPNWRICILPFMEQTALYNQLDLSNQENVGGFSSERTNNTSYGYGSAENSVLAGLTLPGWGCPSSTNPLNDTSTSPTMNNVQAGLTPHYVGIAGASPDPGGNTNECYGPFSYGGIWCGNGMLFPNGWMAIRDAIDGTSNTIIVGEQSGRVGTSVISANYHGGWAGFTSGGIPSSWSSGNPWGSGTTTLRYPINSDQTICASGSGCDNTYDANTVLNSQHPGGTQVLMTDGSVRFITESIDMDTFRRLGARSDGQVVSEF, encoded by the coding sequence ATGAAAGTTCCATCGCGTCATGGATTTACTCTGATCGAGCTGTTAGTGGTGATCGCAATTATTGCGATTCTCATCGCTTTGCTCCTTCCAGCCGTCCAGCAGGCCCGAGAAGCTGCACGGCGGACCGAGTGCAAGAACAACCTCAAGCAGCTCGGCTTGGCGTTGCACAATTACCACGACACCAACAAGAAGTTCCCGCATGGCACACGGGCTCCGTTGGGATCCCCGAACTGGCGGATCTGCATTCTGCCATTTATGGAACAAACGGCTTTGTACAATCAGCTCGATTTATCGAATCAAGAGAACGTTGGTGGGTTTTCGAGTGAGCGGACAAACAACACATCCTACGGATACGGGTCTGCGGAGAACTCGGTTCTCGCTGGGCTGACGTTGCCGGGTTGGGGGTGCCCATCAAGTACGAATCCACTCAATGACACTTCGACTTCACCAACGATGAACAACGTCCAGGCCGGTCTTACGCCACACTATGTGGGTATCGCTGGAGCCTCACCCGATCCCGGTGGCAATACCAATGAATGCTACGGTCCGTTTAGTTACGGAGGCATCTGGTGTGGAAACGGCATGTTGTTTCCGAATGGTTGGATGGCCATCCGTGATGCCATCGACGGAACCTCGAACACGATTATCGTTGGTGAGCAGTCCGGGCGAGTTGGCACTTCCGTCATCAGTGCAAACTACCACGGCGGTTGGGCCGGATTCACCTCCGGTGGGATTCCATCAAGCTGGTCGAGCGGGAATCCATGGGGTTCGGGAACGACGACGCTTCGCTATCCAATCAATTCCGACCAGACCATCTGTGCCAGCGGGTCCGGCTGCGACAACACTTACGACGCCAACACGGTCCTCAACTCTCAGCATCCTGGCGGAACGCAGGTTCTGATGACCGACGGTTCAGTGCGGTTCATCACCGAATCCATTGATATGGACACCTTCCGCCGGCTCGGTGCACGTAGTGATGGCCAAGTCGTCAGTGAGTTCTAG
- a CDS encoding peptidylprolyl isomerase — MRRAYLFAIAVVAPLSIGCDSLGRAPKYDNPVLGPPPPRLSYAEPEQETLPTVVDEETGEVRTVALTLNQHSPDLPLADSQTVAIVNGTPILAAEVLERYGNQLAKAKTQIPPEEFNKARLQLIKRDLDSHIERMLLAEALRVRLLPEQSKMLEGALNEAFSAEIQRMMKDAGVNSQLELEQQLLAEGTSLENLRTNFAAQQMAMEYLRSKAPQEDPPGRPELLAYYEANKDKYFEPSEAKWRQIVVDVAKQGGKDQAEARLNEIIEFMRPSRGANFAEAAEKFSDGPNAADGGSWSWTTKGSLADQQVDEAIFELPVGQPSQVLRSFGELKIVLVDERKPDRYKSFEDVQDEIAEEIEKNSRKGLARKVIDELRADAEIMTIFDQNIDAKENKPTVKSAFDSVFK, encoded by the coding sequence ATGCGCCGGGCGTACTTGTTCGCGATCGCCGTTGTGGCTCCTTTATCCATCGGGTGTGATTCACTCGGACGGGCTCCGAAATACGATAACCCCGTCCTCGGACCGCCGCCCCCGCGTCTCAGCTATGCTGAGCCGGAGCAAGAAACTCTTCCCACGGTCGTGGACGAGGAGACGGGTGAGGTCCGCACGGTTGCGTTGACGTTGAATCAACACTCTCCTGATCTGCCATTGGCCGACAGCCAAACGGTCGCCATCGTGAATGGCACACCGATCCTGGCTGCGGAAGTGCTCGAACGGTACGGCAATCAATTGGCGAAAGCCAAAACTCAGATCCCACCGGAAGAATTCAACAAGGCCCGTCTCCAACTCATCAAACGTGATTTGGACAGCCACATCGAACGCATGTTGTTGGCTGAGGCATTGCGAGTTCGTCTGCTCCCTGAGCAATCGAAAATGCTTGAGGGAGCTCTGAATGAAGCGTTTTCGGCGGAAATCCAACGTATGATGAAGGATGCCGGCGTCAACAGCCAGTTGGAGCTCGAACAGCAATTGCTTGCGGAGGGAACTTCGCTGGAGAACTTGCGAACGAATTTCGCCGCACAACAGATGGCGATGGAATATCTCCGCTCAAAAGCACCGCAAGAAGATCCGCCGGGGCGTCCGGAATTGCTGGCCTACTATGAGGCGAACAAAGACAAATATTTCGAACCTTCGGAAGCCAAATGGCGGCAAATTGTTGTCGATGTGGCCAAACAGGGTGGGAAAGATCAGGCGGAAGCTCGCTTGAACGAAATCATCGAGTTCATGCGTCCCAGTCGGGGAGCCAACTTCGCGGAAGCTGCCGAGAAATTCTCTGACGGTCCGAACGCCGCCGATGGTGGTTCCTGGAGTTGGACCACGAAAGGAAGTCTTGCAGATCAACAAGTCGACGAAGCCATCTTCGAGTTGCCAGTCGGGCAGCCTAGCCAAGTGCTGAGATCGTTCGGCGAACTCAAAATTGTGCTGGTCGATGAACGGAAACCAGATCGGTACAAGTCGTTCGAAGACGTGCAGGACGAGATCGCCGAGGAGATCGAAAAGAACTCCCGGAAAGGGCTGGCACGGAAGGTGATCGACGAACTGCGAGCCGATGCGGAGATCATGACCATCTTCGATCAAAACATCGACGCGAAAGAGAACAAACCCACCGTAAAATCTGCATTTGATTCGGTGTTCAAGTAG
- a CDS encoding glucuronyl esterase domain-containing protein has product MNLHSRLCTLAILAVASTAFAQPKGYNYDEAKVPPYTLPDPLQFNNGEMVEEPDQWPKRRQEILDAFRTDVYGIAPGQPDALRAEIVEDKTTALDGKAMRKQIVLHLKNGEKTHSIDVLVYLPKDAHGPVPVFLTLNFRGNHTINADPAIRLPKSWLPSDSKSGVVNNRATVKGRGARAVRWDVDAIIARGYGLATVYCGDIDPDFHDGFKNGVHALFPNWRQEYGKKSWGSVAGWAWGLSRVLDYFERDDDIDASRVAVMGHSRLGKTSLWAGASDPRFSIVISNDSGCGGAALSRRRFGETVERINTSFPHWFCDTFKEYNGNEDAIPVDQHQLIALIAPRPVYIASAIGDKWADPRGEFLSGLHADPVYKLLGTPGLPAKEWPAVDEPVQGQIGYHVRSGGHDVKPFDWNAYLDFADKHWAAKTSN; this is encoded by the coding sequence ATGAATCTGCACTCGCGTTTGTGCACACTTGCAATCCTCGCGGTCGCATCCACCGCGTTCGCACAGCCCAAGGGCTACAATTACGACGAAGCGAAAGTTCCGCCGTATACCCTGCCCGATCCGCTTCAGTTCAACAACGGCGAGATGGTCGAAGAACCCGACCAGTGGCCGAAACGGCGTCAGGAAATTCTCGACGCCTTCCGAACCGACGTCTACGGCATCGCTCCCGGTCAGCCGGACGCCCTGCGTGCGGAAATCGTCGAAGACAAGACGACCGCCCTCGATGGCAAAGCCATGAGGAAGCAAATCGTCTTGCATCTCAAGAATGGTGAGAAGACCCATTCCATCGACGTGCTGGTCTACCTGCCGAAAGACGCCCACGGACCCGTCCCGGTTTTTCTGACGCTAAATTTTCGCGGCAACCATACGATCAACGCCGATCCAGCGATTCGCTTGCCGAAGTCCTGGTTGCCCAGTGATAGTAAGAGCGGTGTCGTCAACAATCGTGCAACGGTCAAGGGGCGTGGGGCGAGAGCCGTCCGCTGGGATGTCGATGCCATCATTGCCCGTGGCTACGGTTTGGCCACCGTTTATTGCGGCGACATTGATCCCGATTTTCACGACGGGTTCAAGAACGGCGTGCACGCTCTTTTCCCGAACTGGCGACAAGAGTATGGAAAGAAAAGTTGGGGCTCCGTTGCGGGTTGGGCGTGGGGGCTGAGTCGCGTTCTGGACTACTTCGAAAGAGACGACGACATCGATGCTAGTCGTGTGGCCGTGATGGGGCACTCCCGATTGGGGAAAACATCGCTGTGGGCTGGGGCGAGTGATCCTCGTTTTTCGATCGTTATTTCCAACGATTCCGGTTGCGGTGGGGCGGCGTTGTCACGACGTCGGTTCGGTGAGACTGTTGAACGGATTAACACATCATTCCCGCATTGGTTCTGCGATACGTTCAAGGAATACAACGGTAACGAAGACGCGATTCCGGTCGATCAACACCAACTCATCGCCTTGATCGCCCCCCGTCCGGTCTACATTGCCAGTGCCATTGGGGATAAATGGGCCGATCCGAGAGGCGAATTCCTATCGGGTTTGCACGCTGATCCGGTTTACAAGCTGCTCGGAACGCCAGGGCTTCCGGCCAAAGAATGGCCAGCGGTCGATGAACCCGTACAGGGGCAAATTGGATATCATGTTCGCAGTGGCGGACATGACGTAAAGCCGTTCGATTGGAACGCGTATTTGGACTTCGCGGACAAGCACTGGGCGGCGAAAACGTCCAACTAA
- a CDS encoding sigma-54-dependent transcriptional regulator, with the protein MPAAKKKNPTDSADLPIRVLIIDDDEAHGQTVAECLERAGSECTVAASGQQGAQLIESETYDVVITDLKMEGIDGLQILRKAKEELPDAGVILLTGHGSIQSAVTAMQHGAYTYLLKPLDVKELQDAVIHAADRLRLIRRNQELRRQLDERFGFEGIIGNSPQMQQVIERLKAVAPTDASCLITGENGTGKDLVARAIHQNSNRKSKPFVPINVAAIPETILESELFGHEPGSFTGATTRRIGKFEYANGGTLFLDEVGEMPLDTQVKLLRVLEDRKITRLGSNEEIPVNVRLIAATNADLKTMVEEKKFRIDLYHRLKVVSIRLPSLRERRGDITLLMDHFFRELSEKTGKECQGFSKAARQIMMKYHWPGNIRELRHTIEAMLILDIDGLLDVDDLPMELRESVQGESEQLPVESNIGTEHLIGQTLEDVERYYIQRALELAEGNRQEAANTLGISERTLYRKIKDYGAEGVKP; encoded by the coding sequence ATGCCCGCTGCGAAAAAGAAAAATCCGACCGATTCTGCCGACCTCCCCATCCGGGTGTTGATCATCGACGACGACGAAGCCCATGGCCAAACCGTCGCCGAGTGTTTGGAACGCGCCGGTAGCGAGTGTACTGTTGCGGCTTCCGGTCAGCAGGGTGCTCAGCTCATTGAGAGCGAGACCTACGATGTCGTCATTACCGACCTGAAAATGGAAGGGATTGACGGTCTACAGATCCTCCGCAAGGCCAAGGAAGAGTTGCCCGACGCAGGTGTGATCTTGCTGACCGGCCACGGTTCGATTCAGTCCGCTGTCACGGCTATGCAGCACGGGGCGTACACGTATCTCCTCAAACCGTTGGACGTTAAGGAGTTACAAGATGCCGTCATTCATGCTGCCGACCGGTTGCGGTTGATCCGTCGCAACCAGGAACTACGTCGGCAATTGGATGAGCGGTTCGGTTTCGAAGGCATCATCGGCAACAGCCCTCAGATGCAGCAAGTGATCGAACGCTTGAAAGCCGTCGCTCCAACGGATGCCAGCTGCCTGATTACTGGCGAAAATGGAACCGGAAAGGACCTCGTTGCTCGGGCGATTCATCAGAACAGCAATCGAAAGAGCAAGCCGTTCGTGCCAATTAACGTCGCGGCGATCCCGGAAACAATCTTGGAAAGTGAACTCTTCGGGCACGAACCCGGTTCGTTCACCGGGGCGACCACACGACGGATCGGCAAATTTGAATACGCGAACGGCGGGACACTCTTCCTGGACGAAGTCGGCGAAATGCCGCTCGACACGCAGGTGAAACTCTTGCGAGTGTTGGAAGACCGGAAAATCACGCGTCTGGGTTCCAACGAAGAAATCCCCGTCAATGTCCGTTTGATTGCCGCCACGAATGCGGATCTCAAAACGATGGTCGAGGAGAAGAAGTTCCGAATCGACCTCTATCACCGATTGAAAGTGGTCTCGATCCGCCTGCCGTCATTGCGAGAACGTCGGGGCGACATCACATTGCTGATGGATCACTTCTTCCGTGAACTCTCCGAGAAAACTGGCAAGGAATGCCAAGGCTTTTCCAAAGCCGCTCGCCAGATCATGATGAAATATCACTGGCCGGGAAACATTCGGGAGTTGCGACACACCATCGAAGCGATGCTGATCTTGGACATCGACGGGCTGCTCGATGTGGACGACTTGCCGATGGAACTTCGCGAGAGCGTGCAAGGTGAATCCGAGCAACTACCGGTAGAGTCGAACATCGGGACCGAACACCTAATCGGGCAAACGCTCGAAGATGTGGAGCGGTATTATATCCAACGGGCGCTTGAACTTGCGGAAGGTAACCGGCAAGAGGCCGCCAACACCCTCGGCATCAGCGAACGCACTTTGTACCGCAAAATCAAAGATTATGGTGCGGAAGGTGTGAAACCATAG